CTCTCGCTGTGGGCCGCGACATCGACTACGTGCGCGTCCGCAATCGCGAAACCGGCGAGGTGCTGATTCTGGCTGAATCGCGCTTGTCGGTGCTCGTCGAGAAGATCGGCGAGGAGTCGGCATGGGAGGTGATCAGCCGCTGCAAGGGCAGCGAACTCGAAGGGCGCGACTACGAGCCGCTTTTCAACTACTTCGCGCCCGAGCGCCGCGCCTGGTATGTGGCCTGCGGTGAGTTCGTCTCGACCGGCGATGGCACGGGCATCGTGCACATCGCACCGGCCTTCGGCGCGGACGACTACGAGCTGTCGAAGCAGTACCAGCTTCCGATGCTTCAGCCGGTGGCCCGCAACGGCTGCTTCACCGCCGAGGTGCCAGACTACGCCGGTATGTTCTTCAAGGATGCCGACAAGCCGATCATGCAGCGCCTGAAGGAGGAGGGCAAGCTCTATCGCCGCGAGACGATCCAGCACACCTACCCCTTTTCGTGGCGCTACGACGTGCCGGTGATCTACTACGCCCGCGAGTCGTGGTACATCCGCACCACCGACATCGCGCCGCGCATGGTGGAGCTGAACAAGACGATCAACTGGAATCCCTTCGAGATCGGCGCGGGACGCTTCGGTAACTGGCTCGAAGAGAACAAGGACTGGGCGCTCTCCCGCGAGCGCTTTTGGGGCACGCCGCTGCCGGTGTGGGTCGCTGAAGATTTCGCCATCGGCGACGGCCCCGCCTCCGGTAAGCTTTTCGCCGTCGGCTCGGTCGCGGAGCTGCGCGAGGGCTTCATCGAGATCGATGGCGAGCAGATGAATCTCGGCGAGGCGCTCGACAAAGCTCTCGTGGAACTCGACCTGCACAAGCCCTTCGTGGATCGCATTTATTTCATCCGCGACGGCAAGCGCTTCAACCGCACGCCGGAGCTGATCGACGTCTGGTTTGACAGCGGCTCGATGCCCTTCGCCCAGCTCCACTATCCCTTCGAGAACAAGGAGCTGTTCGAAAAGACCTTCCCGGCGGACTTCATCGCCGAGGGGGTTGACCAGACGCGCGGCTGGTTCTACACGCTCCACGCCATCGCGACGCTCATCTTCGACCGCCCGGCCTACCGGAACCTGGTCGTCAACGGCCACATCCTCGACAAGAATGGGCAGAAGATGTCCAAATCGAAGGGCAACGTGGTCGATCCGTTCGAGTCGATGGAGAAGTACGGCGCGGACGCCATCCGCTGGTACCTCATGATCACCAGCCCGCCGTGGCGCCCGAAGCTCTTCAACGCCGACGAGATCGAGGAGGAGCAGCGCAAGTTCTTCCGCGCCTTCATCAATAGCTACAACTTCTTCGTGCTTTACGCGAACGTGGACGGTTTCCGCAACCAGGAGGCTGACATTCCCTTCGCCGAGCGCTCGGAGCTTGACCGCTGGATTCTCTCCAGCCTCAACACGCTCATCGCCGAAGTGACCCGCCGCATGGAGGGCTACGACCTCACCGGCGCGTGCCGTCTCATCGGCGACTTCACCGTGGACGACCTCTCGAACTGGTACATCCGCCGCTCGCGCAAACGCTTCTGGAAAGGGGAGATGGGGCCGGACAAACTCTCGGCTTACCAGACGCTCTCGACGGTGCTCGAAACGCTCTCGAAGCTGCTTGCGCCTTTCGCGCCCTTCATCGCCGAAAAAATGTGGCTCGACCTGACCGGCGTCAGCGCGAAGGGGCAGGCCGAATCGGTGCACCTCGCCGACTGGCCGGTGGCCGACGAAAGCTGCATCGACGCGGCGCTCGAAGAGCGGATGAAGAAGGCGCAGATCGTCACGTCACTCGTGCGCACCATGCGCGAGAAGGCCACCATCAAGGTGCGCCAGCCGCTCCGGCGTATCCTGCTCGCCGCCGCCGAACCCGGTTCCCGCGCCGCCTACGAACTGGTTTCGGAGATCATCCGTGAGGAGGTCAACGTCCAGAAGATCGAGTATGTCGAGGACGAGGATGGTTCGGTGATCAGCAAAAAGGCCAAGCCGAACTTCAAGGCGCTCGGCCCGCGCTTCGGCAAGGATATGAAGGCGCTCGCCGAAGAGATCAGGATCATGAGCCACAAGCAGATTTCGCGCCTCGAAACGGAAGGCTCCATCGAGATTGATCTCGGCGGACGCATTTGCACCGTGCTTCGAGAGGATGTTGACATCGTGCACGAGGATATCGAGGGGTGGCTCGTGGCGGCGGACGACGCGCACCGCATCATGGTGGCGCTCGACACCGAGATCACCGAGGAGCTTGAGATGCTCGGCCTGGCCCGCGAGCTGGTCAGCAAGATTCAGACCCTCCGCAAGGAGAGCGGCCTCGACATCACCGACCGCATCACGCTGAAGGTCGAGGGCAGTGAAAAGCTGCTGAAGGCAGCGAGGGCCAGCGAATCCTACATCAAGGATGAGACGCTCGCCACGGCGATGGTGCTGCTGCCGCTCGAAGGCTCGCCGTCAGCCGACGAAGCCGAGCAGGTCAACAATGAATTGTGCCGGTTGTCGCTTGAAAAATCCGCTTCATGATCGTATTATAAGCTTTCGTGTTTTTTTACGGTTTGCCGTTGGAACCTCTAAACCATGACCATCATGTCGAAGAAAACCAGCCCTGTTCAGGAGAGCCCCGCGGAGCCTTCGGAAGAGACGAGACTCACCAAGACCTACCTGACAGACGAGGAGCTCGAACACTTCAGGCAGATTCTGCTGAAACGGCGTGATGAGGTTCTGCGCGACCTCGATATTCTTCGTTCCTCTCTGTCCGAGGAGAGCGTCGAGGACTCGATCAACTCGAACTACTCGATGCACATGGCCGATCACGGCACCGAGACCATGGATCGCGAGCAGCGCTTCATGTTCATCGCCCGTGACGAAAAATATCTGCACTACATCGACCAGGCGCTCGACCGCATTCGCAACAAGACCTACGGCATCTGCACCAAATCGGGCAAGCCGATCCCCAAGAAGCGCCTCGAAGCCGTGCCGCACACCTCGGTGAGGATCGAGTTCAAGCAGACGAAGAAATAGGCCCTGCCTTTCCGCAATATCTCGAATTGACAAAAGCCGTCCCGAATCTTCGGGATGGCTTTTTTTGTTCCATGCGGCAACAGCTATCTTGAGCGCTCTCTTCTCCGTATCGAAACCGGTTTGTCGCCCGTTCAAGCCAAAAACAGAAAAGCCATCCCGGCTGTGTTCGGGATGGCTTTGACATGTATCTGCTGACGAGACCGGGAGCGCTTCAGTCGTTCTCCTCTTTGTCGGTCGTGGCGTCGGTGATCGGGATCGGGTAATCTCCGCTGAAACAGGCGGTGCAGTAGCTGCACTCTTCGCCTTCGAACGTTGGTACGCTGTTCAGCAGGCCCTGCATGGAGAGATATTTCAGCGAGTCTACGCCGATGTACTCCCGGATTTTTTCGATGTCGCCCAGCTCGTGCTCCGCGTCGGCCAGCATGTGCGTGAGCAACTGGCGTTTGGTCGGAAAGTCCATGCCGTAGAAGCAGGGATTGGTGATCGGCGGCGAGCTGATGTGCAGATGGATCTCCGCCGGATCGGCCTCGCGCACCAGCTTGATGAGCATTTTGGCCGTCGTGCCGCGCACGATCGAATCATCGACCAGAATGATCGGCCGTCCCTGCATGACGCCGCGCACGATGTTGTATTTGGATCGAACCTTGATTTCGCGGCTCTGGATGCCAGGCTGAATGAAGGTGCGCCCGACGTAGTGGTTGCGGATGAGGCCGTGCTCGAAGCGCGCCGGTTTGCCGAGCTTGTTGCTCTCCCGGACGAAACCGAGCGCGGCGGTGTTCGACGAGTCGGGTACGCTGACCACAGCCAGCTCCTTTTCGCTCTCTTTTCGTTCGATGGTCGATTCGCGCGCGAGGTTCTTGCCGAGGTTCCGGCGCACCTTGTCCACCGAGTTCCGGAAAATGAAGCTGTCGGGACGGGCGAAGTAGACATACTCGAAGATGCAGCGGGCCTTGCGCTCGACCGGCGGAAGGTAGAGCGAGATCGGCTTTTCGTTCGCCACAGCCAGGTGATCGATCAGGAGGATTTCACCCGGAGCGATGTCGCGGATGTATTCGGCCTTGATGATGTCGAAGGCGCAGGTTTCGCTCGCTACGATGTAAGCCATCTCTCCGGTCGCGGGATCGATTTTCTTGCCGAGAGCCAGCGGGCGAACGCCATATGGATCGCGGGCGGCGATCATCTGGTTGTTGGCGAGAATGACAATCGAATAGGCGCCCTCGACCTGCCGCAACGCATCGTAAATCTGATGGATCGGCTCTTTTTCCTTGCTTCGGGCGGCCAGGTGCGGAATGATTTCGGTGTCCGAAGAGGCCTGGAAAATTACTCCCTGCTCGGTCAGCTCCTTGCGAAGCGCTCTCGAATTAGTGAGGTTTCCGTTATGGGCGATGGCGAGGCTGCCGGAGCGATAGGTGAGGGAGAAGGGCTGGATATTGTTGTTCGATTTCGAGGCGCCGGTGGTGGAGTAGCGGTTGTGGCCGATGGCTGCGTAGCCGCTCAGGTTCTCGAAAATTTGCTCATCTCTGAACACTTCCGAGACCAGGCCCGGTCCCTTGTGCTGTTTGAACAGCGTTTTCTTCTTGGCTTTATTGTATTCAGCTACCACGATACCGGCGGCTTCCTGCCCTCTGTGCTGAAGAGAGTAGAGGCCGTAAAAGGTATCTTCGGCGGGAGTTTTTGAATTAAAAACGCCGAAAACTCCGCACATATCATTGAAATCTTGAGATTGTGTAAAATAACGTCGCCTTTAAAAGGCAGGTGAAGCTAATATATCAAGGTCGAAATTAAAAACAATCAGACGGCCAAAACCGTTCGCATCCGCTTTTTCACCGCATCGGTCTTCAGGAGCCGCTCCTTTCGGGAGAGAGACATTATTTTTTAAGGTGTTCTTTTGTAAGGAATTGAATGGGGGCAGCCGCCGTTTGTTTGCATGGAAGGTATCAACCGTAAAAACATTCAAAGCAACGCATAATGAAAGCTGTATCGAAAAAACCCGTTCCGCAGTCGGCATGGACCTGGATTCTGATCACCCTGCTCTGGGGAAGCGTGTTTTTCTTTACCTCGACCTGGATGCTTGGCAAGGCTTCGGCTTGGTTCGATTCCAGCGGCTTCCGGCCGGATCGAGCTGAAACCTTGAGCGCCTATCTGCTGTATGCGCCTTTGCTGATCGTAATCGCGCTCGTGGCGATGGCTGTGAAGAACCGGCTCGATCCCGGTTCGCAGAAGCAGCTCGAGCGGCAGAAGGCGGTCAAAGAGGGGAGGCGCGAGCGCTATTTTGTTTCTTTCGCCGGCGGCATCGCGAGCAGCTTTCTTTTCGCCATATTGACGGCGTGCGTTCATCTTGCGGCGGCACCGGTCACCGGGGCGGTCATCAGGCTGAACGTGGCCACGGTAGCGGTAGCGGGCGTGCTGAACATCGCCGCCGGTCTCGGAGCCTCTCTGCTGGTGGGAATGATCTTTCTCGTTTCAGGTGTCGGCCGGAAGCCGAAGCGCGGCTGAGGACGGTTGTCGGCGCGGCATACAATGAAAAAAGCGCAGGGGGGAGATCTGCGCTTTCTTCATATCTTGAGTGTGGAGCTAAGGAGACTCGAACTCCTGACCCTTTGCATGCCATGCAAATGCTCTACCAACTGAGCTATAGCCCCATCGTGATGGACTAATAATCTGAAAAAAAAATTGGATTTCCAACAGCTTTTTTTGAATCTTCGATATAAAATTTTCAAAAGCCGAATACAAGTGACGTTATGAGTCTCTTCTACAGCATCAAGGAAGGGTTTGCAGGGATAGGACGGGCCAAGCTGCCCGCAAGCGTGACCATCGCCACGGGTTTCTTTTCACTGCTGTTGCTCGGGCTGTTCGGGACGGTCTCGTTCAGCTTTTACCAGTTGATCCACGAGGTGCGTTCGCGCGTCGAGCTGGAGGTCTTTTTCGATGACCGGATCAGTGACCTTCAGGCCGGAGCGCTGAGCGAGCGGATGCAGTCGATTCCCGGCGTCGCCGGAACCCGCTTTATTTCGCGCACCGAAGCGGCGTCGAGGTTCGCGCGCGACTTCGAGGCAGATGTCGTGGGCATTCTCGGCACGAATCCGCTGCCGCGCTCCGTCGAGGTGAGCATCCAGCCGGGGTACGCCGCTCCGCAGAACATTGCGAGTATCGAGGAGCAGATCGCGGCGCTCGGCGGCGGACTCGACATCCGCTACAACAAGGAGTATCTGAGGGGTATCGAGCGGAACGCGCGGCTGTTCACGCTCATCACCGCCGGAGTCGGCGGGGTGATCGCTCTGGCGACCATCATCCTGAACGCATTCACCGTGCGGCTCGCCATGTACGCCCGCCGCGACAAGATCAAGACCATGCGGCTGGTCGGCGCGACCCGCTGGTTTATCAGCGCCCCCTTTCTCTTCGAGGGAATTATTCAGGGGCTAGTGTCAGGCGGGCTGGCCGCGCTCGGCCTCTGGCTCATCTTCGAGCAGGCGCTTTTGCGCTATGAACCGGCGATCTACCAGATTCTGCACCCTTCGACCTCCGTGATCTATCCGGCGCTTGTCGCGCTCGGCATCGCGCTCGGCTTTTTCGGCAGCGCCTGGTCGGTGGCGCGGTTCCTGCGGAAGGCGTGAAGAAAGGGAGTTCAGGGCCAGATTTTACGCTTCCGTGAAGCTGTAAAGCATTGCGATTTCTTCCGCCCAGCCTTCGGCGTTGGGGGTTTCGAGAATCAGTGGAATCTCCTCCAGCGCCGGGTGGCGCATGATGTGGGCGAAGGCGTCGATGCCGATCATCCCCTTGCCGAGGCACTCGTGCCGGTCAACCTTGCTGCCGAGCTTCTGCTTCGCGTCGTTCAGATGCATTCCCCGCAAATACGAAATTCCCACCACGCGGTCGAACTCCGCGAGCGTCGCGTCGAACGCTTCGGGCGTACGCAGATCGTAGCCGCTGGCGAAGAGGTGGCAGGTGTCGAGGCAGACGCCGACGCGCGATTTGTCCTCCACCAGCTCGATGATTCTCGCCAAGTGCTCGAAGCGCCAGCCGAGATTACTGCCTTGCCCCGCCGTGTTTTCGATCACCGCCGTCACGCCCGCCGTCGCGTCGAGCGAGCGGTTCACCGACTCGGCGATGGTCTGGAGGCAGTCGTCCTCGCCGGTCAGATTGAGGTGGCTGCCGGGGTGGAAGTTCAGCATCGCAAGACCGAGCGCTTCGGCGCGCTGCATTTCAGTGGTGAACGCCTTGCGCGACTTTTCGAGCTTGTCTGTTTCGGGAGCACCGAGGTTGATGAGGTAGCTGTCGTGCGGCAAAATGTGGCCGGGCAGGAATCCCGCCCCCTCGCAATTTTGCCGGAACGCCTCGATCGAGGCCGCCGTAAGCGGCGCGGAATGCCACTGACGCTGGTTGCGGGTGAACATGGCGAACGCTTTCGCGCCGATCTTTTGTGCGTTCAGCGGGGCGTTCTCGACGCCTCCGGCGATACTGACATGGGCGCCGACCCGTTTCATACTATTCTGGTTTGGAGGTTTTCGTGATTTGAACAGAGCTTAACGGCAATCCGCCGTCGAAGGTTCACTCCGTCAATCGCTCGACGATTTCGTCCGGCAGGTTCGCCGTCCGGCGGATCGACCAGCCGCCATTGCGCGATGGCTTCGTCGAGAGCAGCTCGCCGACGAGGCCGGTCGAGAAGAACTGCACACCGAGGATGATGAGCAGGATGCCGAGGAACAGAATTGGCCGGTTGCCCGCCGGTTTGTCGAACATATACTTTTCGATGGTGACGTAGAGGCTGATGCAGAAGCCGAGGAAAAAGCTGCCGAGGCTCATCATGCCGAAAAAGTGCATCGGGCGTTTCAGGTAGCGGGTGATGAACATGACCGACAGGAAATCGAACAGCCCGGCAAAAAATCGCGCCACGCCGAACTTGCTTTCGCCGTATTTCCGGGCATGGTGCCGGACGGGAATCTCCGTGACGCGGAATCCCTTCCACTGCGCCAGCACCGGAATGTAGCGGTGCATCTCGCCATGCAGGTCGAGCGACGAGGTCAGCTTGCGGCTGTAGGCCTTCAGTCCGCAGTTGAAGTCGTGCAGCGCAATGCCGCTGAAGAGGCGCGTCGTCAGGTTGAAGAGCTTTGACGGCACGGTTTTGCTGACGGGATCGTTGCGCTCCTGCTTCCATCCGCTCACGAGGTCGAATCCCTCACGGATTTTCATCACGAGCGGCGCGATCTCCGTCGGATCGTCCTGCATGTCGGCGTCGATCGTCACCACCACTTCGCCCGACGCCGCGCGGAAACCCGCCGAGAGCGCCTCGGTCTTGCCGTAATTTCGCCGGAACGAGACGAGGCGTAGTTCCGGTCTCCCGGCCATCAACTCGCCGATCAGCAAGTCGGAGCCATCGGTCGAACCGTCATCGACCATAATCACCTCGAAGCTGAACGGCGCGTCGAAGCATCGCGCCAGCTCGGGACTTGCGAGTGCCTCGAACAGTCGGTCGCAGAGCTCTGGCAGCGACTCCCGCTCGTTGTAGAGCGGCACGATGACTGAGAGGCTCGTCATCTACACGCCCCGTGCGTCGGGGTTCCAGATGTACTTGTGCAACTGGAGCTGCATCCGCACGGGAAGCCGGTCGCGCAGAATCCACTCAGCGAGGAGGCGCGGTTCGAGATGGCCGAAGACCGGGCCGAAGATGATCGAGCACTTGCCGGGAAGGTCGTGCCCGGCGATGTACGATTTCGCCCACTCGTAATCCTCGCGCGAGGCCACGACAATCTTGAACTCGAAGCGTTCCGGCGTGTCGAGGGCGAGGGCGAAGTTCGTGGCGCAATTCTCTGCCGCGACTCCCGACGATGGCGCTTTGATGTCGATGATCGCGTGAACGCGCGGATCGACGCGCTCGACCGGCAGAAAGCCGCCGGTTTCGAGCAGCACCGCCGGATGGTGGTCGCAGAGCGTCGAGAGCAGCTCGAACGCGCCGGGCTGAAGCAGCGGCTCGCCGCCCGTGACCTCGACGCATGGCGCCTCGAACGCGAGTGCGCGGCGCACGATCTGTTCGACCGTCATCGCCGTACCCGCCTCCTCGGCGTAGGCCGTGTCGCAGTAGCGGCAGCCGTGGCCGCATCCGGCCAGGCGCACGAAGGCGCACGGCCATCCCGCGAACGACGACTCGCCCTGGATCGAGTGAAAAATCTCGCTGACGCAGAGGGTCGTTTCCGTGCTCATGGCTGCTCGTCAAGCAGTTTTTCGAGCGCGGCGGGGTAGAGGCGATGTTCGCACAGGAGCACCCGTTCGGCGAGCGTTTCCGGCGTGTCGTCCGGCAGTACCGGCACGTGGTTCTGCTTGATGATGCGCCCCTTGTCGTACTCCTCGTTCACGAAATGCACCGTCGCGCCGCTCCGGGTCTCGCCCGACGCGATCACCGCTTCATGCACGCGCATCCCGTACATGCCGTGGCCGCCGAACTGCGGCAGCAGCGACGGATGGATGTTCACGATCTTCTCGGGGTAAGCGGCGATCACCGCGTCCGGAATCTTGCGCAGATAACCGGCCAGCATGATCAGATCGATCCGCCGCTCTCTGAGCGCTTGCAGCATGGCGCTGGCGAACTCGTCGTACGTCCTGAACTGCGTTTCCGAGAGGTGCAGTGATTCGATCTCATACTCTCTGGCGAAATCCATTGCGCCGCACTGCGAGCGATTCGACAGGCACAGCACGATCTCGGCGGGCAGCGCGCGCTCGATGATCGCGTGAAACAGCGCCTTGAAATTGGAACCCGTTCCCGAGCAGAATACCGCCAGCCGTTTTTTCTTGTCATTCATTCAGATTGCATGCCTTGGATTTCGTGAAACTCCTCTAATATGCACCTGAACGTTGCTTTTTTCAAGCTGAAAGGTTTGCGATGCGCGGCAACAGCGTGATCGTTTCCATCGCCGCTCATCCGCAGTCGAAATAAGTCGGGGATTTTTGTAAATTCCCGCTTCCCGAAATGATCCGTAACGAAAAATCCAACTCTTTGCTCATGCCTGATCCTGTCATCAAACGGGCGCTTGTCTCCGTTTCCGACAAAACCGGCATCGTCGATTTCTGCCGTGAACTGGCGTCGATGGGTGTCGAAATCTTCTCCACCGGCGGCACGCTGAAATCGCTTCAGGATGCCGGAGTCGCCGCAGAGTCCATCTCCACCATCACCGGTTTTCCGGAGATCATGGACGGCAGGGTCAAGACGCTTCACCCGAAAATCCACGGTGGCCTGCTCGCCGTGCGCGACAACGCCGAGCACCAGCAGGCGGCGCGGGAGAACGGCATCGAATTCATCGACCTCGTGGCGGTGAATCTCTACCCCTTCGAGGCGACCATCGCCAAAGCGGACGTGAGCTTCGAGGAGGCAATCGAAAATATCGACATCGGCGGCCCGTCGATGCTGCGCAGCGCGGCCAAGAACAACGAGTCGGTCACGGTCATCACCGACGCCACCGATTACGCCACCGTGCTCGACGAAATGCGCTCGAACAACGGCGCGACCACGCGGGCAACGCGCCTGAAGCTCGCGGCGAAAGTGTACGCGCTCACCTCGCGCTACGACACGGCCATCGCGGCTTACATGGCCAAAGCTGCCGGAATCGAGTCCGCCGCCGACACGATGACCGTCAAGCTCGAAAAGGAGCTGGGGATGCGCTACGGCGAGAACCCGCACCAGAGCGCCGGACTCTACAAGATGGACGACGGCAATGGCGTGCGTTCGTTCGGCCAGATTTTCGAGAAGCTGCACGGTAAAGAGTTGTCGTACAACAACATGCTCGACATCGCCGCCGCCGCCGCCATCATCGAGGAGTTCCGCGGCGAAGAGCCGTCGGTGGTGATCGTCAAGCACACCAACCCGTGTGGCGTGGCGCAGGCGCCGACGCTCT
This genomic window from Chlorobaculum limnaeum contains:
- the ileS gene encoding isoleucine--tRNA ligase, yielding MPDTYPEYPSSLTYSAMEARVRQFWDEQGIFRKSLEKDAPKGIYSFYEGPPTVNGKPGVHHVFSRTIKDVVCRYHAMQGFEVPRKAGWDTHGLPVEISVEKKLGLKNKSHVEEYGVGEFNREARSLVYHHIDDNREGWGRLTERMGYWVDMDSPYITCDNNYIESVWWALKTIFDKGLIYKDYKIVPQDPKSETVLSSHELALGYKEVQDPSVYVKFRLKDSEESILVWTTTPWTLISNVALAVGRDIDYVRVRNRETGEVLILAESRLSVLVEKIGEESAWEVISRCKGSELEGRDYEPLFNYFAPERRAWYVACGEFVSTGDGTGIVHIAPAFGADDYELSKQYQLPMLQPVARNGCFTAEVPDYAGMFFKDADKPIMQRLKEEGKLYRRETIQHTYPFSWRYDVPVIYYARESWYIRTTDIAPRMVELNKTINWNPFEIGAGRFGNWLEENKDWALSRERFWGTPLPVWVAEDFAIGDGPASGKLFAVGSVAELREGFIEIDGEQMNLGEALDKALVELDLHKPFVDRIYFIRDGKRFNRTPELIDVWFDSGSMPFAQLHYPFENKELFEKTFPADFIAEGVDQTRGWFYTLHAIATLIFDRPAYRNLVVNGHILDKNGQKMSKSKGNVVDPFESMEKYGADAIRWYLMITSPPWRPKLFNADEIEEEQRKFFRAFINSYNFFVLYANVDGFRNQEADIPFAERSELDRWILSSLNTLIAEVTRRMEGYDLTGACRLIGDFTVDDLSNWYIRRSRKRFWKGEMGPDKLSAYQTLSTVLETLSKLLAPFAPFIAEKMWLDLTGVSAKGQAESVHLADWPVADESCIDAALEERMKKAQIVTSLVRTMREKATIKVRQPLRRILLAAAEPGSRAAYELVSEIIREEVNVQKIEYVEDEDGSVISKKAKPNFKALGPRFGKDMKALAEEIRIMSHKQISRLETEGSIEIDLGGRICTVLREDVDIVHEDIEGWLVAADDAHRIMVALDTEITEELEMLGLARELVSKIQTLRKESGLDITDRITLKVEGSEKLLKAARASESYIKDETLATAMVLLPLEGSPSADEAEQVNNELCRLSLEKSAS
- a CDS encoding TraR/DksA C4-type zinc finger protein: MTIMSKKTSPVQESPAEPSEETRLTKTYLTDEELEHFRQILLKRRDEVLRDLDILRSSLSEESVEDSINSNYSMHMADHGTETMDREQRFMFIARDEKYLHYIDQALDRIRNKTYGICTKSGKPIPKKRLEAVPHTSVRIEFKQTKK
- the purF gene encoding amidophosphoribosyltransferase; amino-acid sequence: MCGVFGVFNSKTPAEDTFYGLYSLQHRGQEAAGIVVAEYNKAKKKTLFKQHKGPGLVSEVFRDEQIFENLSGYAAIGHNRYSTTGASKSNNNIQPFSLTYRSGSLAIAHNGNLTNSRALRKELTEQGVIFQASSDTEIIPHLAARSKEKEPIHQIYDALRQVEGAYSIVILANNQMIAARDPYGVRPLALGKKIDPATGEMAYIVASETCAFDIIKAEYIRDIAPGEILLIDHLAVANEKPISLYLPPVERKARCIFEYVYFARPDSFIFRNSVDKVRRNLGKNLARESTIERKESEKELAVVSVPDSSNTAALGFVRESNKLGKPARFEHGLIRNHYVGRTFIQPGIQSREIKVRSKYNIVRGVMQGRPIILVDDSIVRGTTAKMLIKLVREADPAEIHLHISSPPITNPCFYGMDFPTKRQLLTHMLADAEHELGDIEKIREYIGVDSLKYLSMQGLLNSVPTFEGEECSYCTACFSGDYPIPITDATTDKEEND
- a CDS encoding cell division protein FtsX; this translates as MSLFYSIKEGFAGIGRAKLPASVTIATGFFSLLLLGLFGTVSFSFYQLIHEVRSRVELEVFFDDRISDLQAGALSERMQSIPGVAGTRFISRTEAASRFARDFEADVVGILGTNPLPRSVEVSIQPGYAAPQNIASIEEQIAALGGGLDIRYNKEYLRGIERNARLFTLITAGVGGVIALATIILNAFTVRLAMYARRDKIKTMRLVGATRWFISAPFLFEGIIQGLVSGGLAALGLWLIFEQALLRYEPAIYQILHPSTSVIYPALVALGIALGFFGSAWSVARFLRKA
- the nfo gene encoding deoxyribonuclease IV → MKRVGAHVSIAGGVENAPLNAQKIGAKAFAMFTRNQRQWHSAPLTAASIEAFRQNCEGAGFLPGHILPHDSYLINLGAPETDKLEKSRKAFTTEMQRAEALGLAMLNFHPGSHLNLTGEDDCLQTIAESVNRSLDATAGVTAVIENTAGQGSNLGWRFEHLARIIELVEDKSRVGVCLDTCHLFASGYDLRTPEAFDATLAEFDRVVGISYLRGMHLNDAKQKLGSKVDRHECLGKGMIGIDAFAHIMRHPALEEIPLILETPNAEGWAEEIAMLYSFTEA
- a CDS encoding glycosyltransferase family 2 protein translates to MTSLSVIVPLYNERESLPELCDRLFEALASPELARCFDAPFSFEVIMVDDGSTDGSDLLIGELMAGRPELRLVSFRRNYGKTEALSAGFRAASGEVVVTIDADMQDDPTEIAPLVMKIREGFDLVSGWKQERNDPVSKTVPSKLFNLTTRLFSGIALHDFNCGLKAYSRKLTSSLDLHGEMHRYIPVLAQWKGFRVTEIPVRHHARKYGESKFGVARFFAGLFDFLSVMFITRYLKRPMHFFGMMSLGSFFLGFCISLYVTIEKYMFDKPAGNRPILFLGILLIILGVQFFSTGLVGELLSTKPSRNGGWSIRRTANLPDEIVERLTE
- a CDS encoding radical SAM protein codes for the protein MSTETTLCVSEIFHSIQGESSFAGWPCAFVRLAGCGHGCRYCDTAYAEEAGTAMTVEQIVRRALAFEAPCVEVTGGEPLLQPGAFELLSTLCDHHPAVLLETGGFLPVERVDPRVHAIIDIKAPSSGVAAENCATNFALALDTPERFEFKIVVASREDYEWAKSYIAGHDLPGKCSIIFGPVFGHLEPRLLAEWILRDRLPVRMQLQLHKYIWNPDARGV
- the purN gene encoding phosphoribosylglycinamide formyltransferase — translated: MNDKKKRLAVFCSGTGSNFKALFHAIIERALPAEIVLCLSNRSQCGAMDFAREYEIESLHLSETQFRTYDEFASAMLQALRERRIDLIMLAGYLRKIPDAVIAAYPEKIVNIHPSLLPQFGGHGMYGMRVHEAVIASGETRSGATVHFVNEEYDKGRIIKQNHVPVLPDDTPETLAERVLLCEHRLYPAALEKLLDEQP
- the purH gene encoding bifunctional phosphoribosylaminoimidazolecarboxamide formyltransferase/IMP cyclohydrolase, coding for MPDPVIKRALVSVSDKTGIVDFCRELASMGVEIFSTGGTLKSLQDAGVAAESISTITGFPEIMDGRVKTLHPKIHGGLLAVRDNAEHQQAARENGIEFIDLVAVNLYPFEATIAKADVSFEEAIENIDIGGPSMLRSAAKNNESVTVITDATDYATVLDEMRSNNGATTRATRLKLAAKVYALTSRYDTAIAAYMAKAAGIESAADTMTVKLEKELGMRYGENPHQSAGLYKMDDGNGVRSFGQIFEKLHGKELSYNNMLDIAAAAAIIEEFRGEEPSVVIVKHTNPCGVAQAPTLCEAYRKAFSTDTQAPFGGIIAFNRPLDMETANAVNEIFTEILIAPAFEEGVLDLLMKKKDRRLVLQKKALPKVGWEFKSTPFGMLVQERDSKMVTPEELKVVTKRQPTAEELADLMFAWKICRHIKSNTILYVKNRQTFGVGAGQMSRVDSSKIARWKASEVGLDLKGSVVASDAFFPFADGLLAAAEAGVTAVIQPGGSIRDNEVIEAADANNLAMVFTGMRHFKH